The Bacteroidales bacterium genome window below encodes:
- a CDS encoding superoxide dismutase, protein MKPVQLPYGIDVLEPYISQKNLDLHYSGFYRAYLKNLQVNGEDGASGPGDLIKYSSGLIQYNAVQAWNHQFYFSSLKKGPNMLHPGQLLAALNGSFGSFRYFKDAFIKYSLISNRHGWIWLVVNHHGAVEIIKETKTNHPLLTGMFPLFVCDLWEHAYMLDYDHNIRAYIESFLKIINWDLIEYRYYNAIMQLTGSKTFIPQLF, encoded by the coding sequence ATGAAACCGGTACAACTTCCTTACGGGATTGACGTGCTTGAGCCTTATATCTCGCAAAAGAACCTTGATTTGCATTATTCGGGATTCTACAGGGCTTATTTAAAAAACCTGCAGGTCAACGGAGAAGATGGTGCATCCGGCCCGGGAGATCTCATAAAATACAGTTCAGGGCTTATACAGTATAATGCCGTGCAGGCGTGGAATCACCAGTTCTACTTTAGTTCGCTTAAAAAAGGGCCCAACATGCTGCATCCGGGGCAGCTTTTAGCAGCACTGAACGGCAGTTTCGGATCATTCAGGTATTTTAAAGATGCTTTTATAAAATACTCCCTGATTTCAAACAGGCATGGCTGGATCTGGCTTGTTGTCAATCATCATGGTGCTGTTGAAATTATAAAGGAAACCAAAACCAACCATCCCCTTCTTACCGGCATGTTCCCGTTATTTGTTTGTGATTTGTGGGAACATGCCTATATGTTGGATTATGACCATAACATAAGGGCTTATATCGAATCGTTTCTTAAGATAATTAACTGGGACCTGATTGAATACCGTTACTATAATGCAATTATGCAGCTCACCGGTAGCAAAACGTTTATACCACAACTGTTTTAA
- a CDS encoding RNA polymerase sigma factor — protein MTSREFNDSLVKMNEHMERFAFSLTFDKEEAKDLIQETYLKALTYKDKFVDYTNLKAWVFTIMKNIFINNYRKSVRVNTIVDNTKDLLFLNNTKESRYVLPDSEYSYNEITEMINNLENEFKIPFTMHNEGYKYQEIAENLNLKIGTVKSRIFFTRKKLIESLVDYQ, from the coding sequence ATGACATCACGTGAATTTAATGATAGCCTGGTAAAAATGAACGAACACATGGAACGGTTCGCATTTTCACTCACTTTTGATAAGGAAGAAGCCAAAGACCTGATCCAGGAAACGTACCTCAAAGCGTTAACCTACAAAGACAAGTTTGTTGATTATACCAACCTGAAAGCGTGGGTTTTCACCATTATGAAGAACATTTTCATTAATAATTACAGGAAATCAGTTCGCGTGAATACGATAGTGGACAATACCAAAGATCTTCTGTTTCTCAATAATACAAAGGAATCCAGGTACGTGCTTCCCGATTCGGAGTATTCCTACAATGAAATTACTGAAATGATCAACAACCTTGAAAATGAGTTCAAGATCCCTTTTACCATGCACAATGAGGGATATAAATACCAGGAAATAGCTGAAAACCTAAATCTTAAAATAGGAACTGTAAAAAGCAGGATATTCTTTACCCGCAAAAAACTGATAGAATCACTCGTAGATTATCAATAA